The Triplophysa dalaica isolate WHDGS20190420 chromosome 18, ASM1584641v1, whole genome shotgun sequence genome includes the window TTCAAAGGATGCCACCTGCTGGTGTGATGTTTGTGCCCATGAATTGCCATGTGAATCATTATTGtgcacatctaaaacaaaatatacaaaaatacgATTAATTACAACAATATTTGCAAATATACTCACCTGAATGTGTCACAGTGCTGCCGTGGAGTTTTTAAACGTGTCACATCGAGCTTGACTGGATTCCAGTTTTCCTGTCGGATTGATTTAGAACATACATTGGTTTCTATCCCACAGGCAAAACAAAGCCATGATCTTTTCCTGTGGTCAGGAATATCTGATAAAGCAGATTACAAGAGAAACCATTCCAAGAGGGAATGTTTCTATTCTGGCTAAGCTTCTTAGTGAGACATAAAGGAACTGTGCCAGAAACGAGCTGTCTGTGTGGAAAAACCTCACTTTCTTGATAAAAAAGACAACAGCTGCAGTGTTCTTTTGAAAGGCATtgtgtattaaaagttaccttACATATTACAATAAGTTACATCTGGAaaagtattgtttgtttaaacgGTTTTCGTTTGTTTAACGTTGTGTCTAACGTTACCTTACAGTAATACACATCGCATTGCATGATAACTAAACTACTTcgaaatgtgaaaatgaatgaTTATCACACACCATGAGGAATTTATAATGtctttaatgtaattattttcgGTTCTATAACTTACCTGCTTCCGTGAGTTTTAGTGTTTTGATTGGCTTTtcataatacaaaacaaatccGTTCACGTGCTTCCCACATGCAAGTCTTAAACTCAATAAAAATCATCAAACGACTGGATGAACTTggatcatgccaaaatattttattaagaattttattgagaaaattaacatttatttctcagttttgttctctgtttgtatgttcggacggtcgcaccacctgacatttttggtctttcaaacaccaaaactcaaaaaatctattgaatttcaacaaaatgaaaagagtttcttataaaggacatattgtagatccatttgatatatgacatgtatttattcaaattctttttaggaaaataatgaatttggacacaaaacacgtcattgacccatctAACAAtgtaactatttttatttatctttaaattcatttgtattgtcattttactgtataataattgttttaaattaactaTTTCCTGAATGGTCATTTAGTTTTGACGCATTAtacaaaccgtatggtacattggcATCTAGCgtttgagcttggtatcgctgTCTCAAGTCAAAATATTGGTGAGACAAGTTAAGccaacggttcttctcggtttcttttgattgttatccgAAATAATCttcaggcactctattgtttgtgcatgtgtacaGGAAGTTAAATTGGGATCACAAAAGGGcccatgcgcagtaacgtttgttaatgttgttaagGTGAAACCGTCTATAACTGTATTTTATACTTTGTTAAGAtgaattacattaaaataaaatcagagaTGTTATATAGGTTTAAAAAAGCAAGAGCAAATATTTTTCAGGTACCCCTAGGAGCATGCTGAATGAACCTTTCACATTGTTTAACACTGTCAGATTAAACAGGAAGTCAACTGAACAAGCAACAATTGTTTATAAACACCACAAAAGGTAAAATATCATGAACACTGTAGTTTAAAGAAGGGGATATTCGATCAAAAAGTCCAATCTTTTATTTCTTCAAGGCTATGTTTAAAGCACAGACACATTAAACCAGTCCATCATAACCATTTGTTCACGCACCTCATTTTTATAGATGTATACCTCCAGAATTCTAAACTTAAGCACATTCCACAATAGAGTGTTTTACTTCATACTGTATTGCAACCTTACCTAAATTGTTAATAggagacacaaaagaagaaaaagtcGGGTTAGACCagttttaaaaactgttaagcaaaacaaaacctcCAAATCAGTCATGTGTGAAACATCCTCATAGATcgttaaacaaagttttaatgacattttgtaTGTCTGTTGATATGCCTTCATTAAACTATGTTTGAAGTTACAGTATATAATAGCCTAAttagaataaaatgaaacaaaatcaagaaaaatCAGAAAATGGGAATAAAATATTGCCTCTGACACTTAACCAAACTCTGTCTGTTAGATGTTCCATTTTTTACCATGGCATGAAAACAAAACCCTAAAACTTTTTTGACTATCAATGATTTTCCTATTCATTTTCATACTTAACACCTTAATCACTACCATCAACGTATAAAGATGCTTAAATAAGTCAAACCTACTTAATACAGCTTATTTCAGTTGCCATATTGAACAGGGTTGTGTGGTACCAGGATCCTCCCTGCAATAAGTAATTGAGTAACGCATTAATGTTTGAGATGGTTGAACatcattttatgttgttttcatATTCACTGACCTGCTGATTTCTTCTTGTAGTAAATGAGTCCAGCAGCTGCCATGATGATTCCCAACACCAGACTAGAAGCCCCATAACAATCTTATTTCTCTCAGACTTAAAGATGGAGGGGTCTTTAGGGTACAGGTGTTGTTATATTAACATCTGTTTATAATGCTGTTTATCATTCTGTGTACAGGAATCAATGACAATAAGGTAACTCTTTTCTCTCACCCCAGTCGTAGATCATGGGTTTATTGAAGCTGGTGTGTTCGACCACACATGAGATTTTCTCTCCAGATCTGGGTGCGTACTCTAGCTGAGAGTGAATCTGATAGTACCAGTCTCCATTGGCCATCCATAGTGTAGGTCACATCATAGGTCACAGGTTTACCGTCTATCAGCCAGTACACTTTGATTTGTTCAGGATAGAAGTCATTGACGCTGCACATCAATACGGatgggtgtttgttttgagcTTGTATCACTGAACTGAGCTTCACCTTTGGTTGCACTGAATCATGGAATGCAAAGTCTTATATATTAACCTGTAGAAATTTGAGCAAAATCTTTAAGACCAACATTACACAGTGTATTCTGTAACTATACTGTATCCTTATATTACAGACTAAACAATTGTGCTCATATCATCCTTCGGTTGAGAATTACAGTGTTTGTTAACTTAAATCCTGTTTTGAAGATTTGGTGATGaggattaaatgtaaaatgtaaaatctaaaAGCATAAATCTGAGTTTAGTGCAAGATCAATTCTGTAAAAACTGTAAAGGAACTatgaaactgtaaaaatgaccTCTTACCAGCTTTGTTGCAAATAACTGTTTCCAAGAATTGAGCGTTAGGTTTGCAGAATGTTTCCACCTGAGCCTTCATCTGCTGCAGAAAATCGGCATTCTGGTTCCAAAGCTTTGAAGTGTTCACTTCAACTTCATTAAACCCTATAAACTTCCCCAGAGTGCTGTTGTACTTTATTTCTACAGCCATATTGAAGGCGTATGACTGCACATACACCATATCACTGAGATCACGGGAACTGTAGAGACATTGATCCGctatgtaataataatatccGTTAGCTGCAAGAAAGTATAACgagtaataaaacaataaaacaaaataagcattttaagcAAAGAATTACAGAATATATGAAGTGTCTTGTATACTTGCCTGGTCTAATAAAAGCAGATGTCACCAACATTAAGTGTAAAATGAGAACATTTGGCTGTGACATTTTAAAGTCTTTGAAAGACTCGAAGCAGTTTTAGCATTCTTTGTTTGTTAagataaatatctaaataatctGACCAATCTACCACTGAAGATATGAGTGTCAGATGTTGCCAGGCGGTAAACTGCCTGTTTGTGTGGTACATATGCATCACCTGGATGTTGAAGGATAGGAGACAAACGTGAAAACAGTATTGTTCAActtcaatactgttttaaaGGCATTCCAGAAAAGGTGCTTGATTCAAGTTCATTCACATACAAAATTTATCATCATTTGTAAATTTatacattagttttgtgttcatacaatggaagtcaatggggtctagTGTtatttgattaccaacatttttcaaaatattttcttctgtgttctgcagaattaAGAACCATCCCCATCATATTTCAAtcaaatcatctttaaattaacaccaaagcattgtgggaaaacaagtaaatgaagtaaataaatatattgccTACGTATTtctttatacatatatttttttataggaGTAATTGATTGGACACTTGGCTCAGGTGTTTCCCAGCACTCCTCACAACCCTGATGGAAGAGATATAAAGAAGAGATGGATTTTGTATTTGGGTCAGTGTACGTAGTTTTCgacatttcaattttaaaatacaattaaataataacatcTATTGCATTGATCCAAACATTAAGAATATGGTGTATATGGTGTAAATGCAGATAAAACTTAAATTaagtgattttactgtttatcaTATAAGAATTGGCTATAGTCTTAAATGCGACCGTGCTTTATCTTAAAATTGATTCATTTCCTTGATATGCTTAACACTTTATTACAAATTTTTAGTACTTTAAGTTTAAGAAACAaagtatttgcatttctttgagTTTCTGTAAGTAATAatctcatatttttgttttataatttttgtctTCTTAAACCAACAAATTTAACAAACTTATTTTCCTGAAAATCACATACAActgatataaatgttttttcattcaaGTTTACAGTATCAGAGATTAATATTTCAACCACAAAAATAGATATAGATAATAGATATATTGgtccaatgttttattttttggaggttttattgacaaaaaatggaaagtaaaatatacataactatgttttcagaggtgtattaagaccttacataatgaagcattatgtttttattaccttagaatgagatataTATCTATCTtaatacactgcgggtccccttacatggaattcaccaagttgtttctacagtaatcctaaacggacaaacagctctacagagtgcatttcCCAAATACTttatctcaactcaactcaactcaactttatttatatagccctttttacaattttcattgttacaaagcagctgtacatgagacacatttaatacaagtatgaattctaaagcagcccccccggccaggcagatagtgcaaaacaatatgcaaacggtggtgtggaacccaaaactcccatcgagaaaaaaaacctcaggggaacccaggcccaaccaggggattccagttcccctctggcaaaagctgctgcctctgcacaagctcatcagtgcttgcacaacaaggcttaataaaaatataaaaattaaagattatcattaacaatctaatagcatttgaaatgttgtagaaaaaaacaaagttgtcgcgtcctttatccagctctatcctcttagcacttgtcaggtcaccgcttcccattctcagctctgccatcaggtctgggcatgaactgcatcctgcggtaaccttggaacaaagagacaagactggctgagagtagagtactgttctgcactctttgatgcaacaagtacatcatttgttgttggatgtgttcctggttccggttgatctaaataatgcagcctaaatcctctgaggattaatattatggaggtgtagtgtatgcaagattaaaaagatgagtctttagtctagatttaaactgacagagtgtgtctgcctcccggaccgtgcagggaagaatattccaaagtttaggcgctagataagaaaaggatctaccacctgcacttgattttgaaattctaggtattaccaactgacaggaccccttagagcgtaatgtacgtggtggtctgtaatacaatagaagttcattcaaatactgcggcgctagaccatgtagggctttataggtaataagcaagatcttaaagttaatgcgatgctttataggtaaccagtgcaaggttgacagaaccggggttatatgctcatacttttttgtacgtgtaagaactcgagctgccgcgttttgaaccagttgcagtttttgtaataggcccgcagggcaaccacctagaagtgcattacagtaatctagtcttgatgtcatgaatgcatgaattaatttctctgcatctgacagtgacagcatatgacgtaatttagatatattcttaagatggaaaaatgcaattttacaggtgtttgcgacatggctttcaaatgagagagtactgtcaaatacaacgccaagattcttagctgatgacgaggattttatggagcaaccgtcaatcgttaagcagtattcttggttgttacgcatagcagttttcggtccagtaagtaacacttctgttttgtccgagtttagtagtaaaaaattgttactcatccacatttttaagtcaactatgcaatcctttattcgatgaaactgctgggtttcatgaggcatcgaggaaatataaagttgagtatcatcagcataacagtgaaagctaattccgtgtcgctttattatatctcctagaggtagcatgtataatgcgaagagcaggggtcccaagactgagccctgtggtacaccgtactggacttgtgatttgcgggacacctcattgtttattgctacaaattgaaaacggtcggataaataagacttaa containing:
- the LOC130439785 gene encoding LOW QUALITY PROTEIN: H-2 class II histocompatibility antigen, E-S beta chain-like (The sequence of the model RefSeq protein was modified relative to this genomic sequence to represent the inferred CDS: inserted 3 bases in 2 codons), whose protein sequence is MSQPNVLILHLMLVTSAFIRPANGYYYYIADQCLYSSRDLSDMVYVQSYAFNMAVEIKYNSTLGKFIGFNEVEVNTSKLWNQNADFLQQMKAQVETFCKPNAQFLETVICNKAVQPKVKLSSVIQAQNKHPSVLMCSVNDFYPEQIKVYWLIDGKPVTYDVTYTMXMANGDWYYQIHSQLEYAPRSGEKISCVVEHTSFNKPMIYDWDPSIFKSERNKIVXGASSLVLGIIMAAAGLIYYKKKSAGQ